In one window of Thermus aquaticus DNA:
- a CDS encoding 2-hydroxyacid dehydrogenase, which produces MRVFVTRTLLGPALERLREEGLEVEVHQGLLLPREELLKKVEGVVGLIPTVEDRIDEEVMERAGPSLKVIACYSVGVDHVDLEAARRRGIRVTHTPGVLTEATADLTLALLLAVARRVVEGVDYARGGQWRAWHPELLLGLDLEGLTLGIVGMGRIGQAVAKRAQAFGMRVVYTSRTPKPLPYPFLSLEELLAQADIVSLHAPLTPETHRFLNRERLFAMKPGAILLNTARGGLVDTKALVEALDGHLFGAGLDVTDPEPLPLGHPLLARKNAVITPHLGSAGRRTRERMAMMAVENLLAVLKGLEPPNPVA; this is translated from the coding sequence GTGAGGGTCTTCGTCACCCGTACCCTGCTAGGCCCCGCATTGGAGCGGCTTAGGGAGGAGGGCCTCGAGGTGGAGGTCCACCAGGGCCTCCTCCTCCCCCGGGAGGAACTCCTCAAAAAGGTGGAGGGAGTGGTGGGCCTCATCCCCACGGTGGAGGACCGGATAGACGAGGAGGTCATGGAGCGGGCCGGGCCAAGCCTAAAGGTTATCGCCTGCTACAGCGTGGGCGTGGACCACGTGGACCTGGAGGCGGCCAGGAGGCGGGGCATCCGGGTCACCCACACCCCTGGGGTCCTCACCGAGGCCACCGCCGACCTCACCCTGGCCCTCCTCCTCGCCGTGGCCAGAAGGGTGGTGGAGGGGGTGGACTACGCCCGGGGAGGGCAGTGGCGGGCCTGGCACCCCGAGCTCCTCCTGGGCCTGGACCTCGAGGGCCTTACCCTGGGCATCGTGGGCATGGGAAGGATCGGCCAGGCGGTGGCCAAGAGGGCCCAGGCCTTTGGGATGCGGGTGGTCTACACGAGCCGCACACCCAAGCCCCTCCCCTACCCCTTCCTCTCCCTGGAAGAGCTCCTCGCCCAGGCCGACATCGTCTCCCTCCACGCCCCCCTAACCCCCGAAACCCACCGCTTCCTGAACCGGGAAAGGCTCTTCGCCATGAAGCCGGGGGCCATCCTCCTCAACACCGCCCGGGGAGGCCTGGTGGACACCAAGGCCCTGGTGGAGGCTTTAGACGGCCACCTCTTCGGGGCTGGGCTGGACGTGACCGACCCTGAGCCCCTGCCCCTGGGCCACCCCCTCTTGGCCCGCAAAAACGCCGTCATCACCCCCCACCTGGGCTCCGCGGGAAGGCGCACCCGGGAGCGCATGGCCATGATGGCGGTGGAAAACCTCCTCGCGGTCCTGAAGGGCTTGGAGCCACCCAACCCGGTAGCATAG
- a CDS encoding type II toxin-antitoxin system VapC family toxin produces the protein MFSLDTNLILAALQSLGVRLHLEMPLEVWRLAGERFGLYARKRREGGLPRRILADFLIGAHAFYHGFRLATFDPLPYHTAFPELEVLP, from the coding sequence ATGTTCAGCCTAGACACTAACCTAATACTGGCCGCTTTGCAGAGCCTAGGCGTGCGGCTCCACCTGGAAATGCCTCTGGAGGTCTGGCGCCTGGCTGGGGAACGGTTTGGCCTTTACGCCCGCAAAAGGCGGGAAGGAGGCCTACCCCGGCGCATCTTGGCTGACTTTCTCATTGGGGCCCACGCTTTCTACCACGGCTTCCGCTTGGCCACCTTTGACCCCTTGCCCTATCACACCGCCTTCCCTGAGCTGGAGGTGCTTCCGTGA
- a CDS encoding AbrB/MazE/SpoVT family DNA-binding domain-containing protein yields MPEVTLGPDFQITLPAEVRQALGLRPGERLRVEVVEGEIRLKPVHPAVRELVKNLLEAYPEEARALGEATGHDALGHVRRLREGCSA; encoded by the coding sequence ATGCCTGAAGTTACCCTAGGCCCCGATTTCCAGATCACCCTGCCCGCCGAGGTGCGCCAGGCCCTGGGCCTGCGTCCCGGAGAGCGGCTTCGCGTGGAGGTGGTGGAAGGAGAAATCCGCCTCAAGCCCGTGCACCCGGCGGTGCGGGAGCTGGTGAAGAACCTCCTGGAGGCCTATCCCGAGGAAGCCCGAGCCCTGGGAGAGGCCACAGGGCACGACGCCTTGGGCCATGTGCGCCGCCTCCGGGAAGGATGTTCAGCCTAG
- a CDS encoding TldD/PmbA family protein, translating into MTLEEAKGYVLRRAKEMGLEAELLFVENRELSIRAQGGRLEELKEARQGGVGLRVVAGGRVGYAYTEELSQEALDWALEEARENALLSAKEGRIPPGRPLGSHDLLGEGLSAPLEAKRQAALSLEKALREDPRVKAVLMGGYMEREVRLALESTQGAQGAYRTGLAGLMGSFVMGEGASLKQGWDAQFGKEFHALDPGRTALELREKTARLLGARPLRTGRYRAYLEPKAMASLLMILAQAFSGKMAMEGKSRLLGRLGERIASELVTLIDDPTLEKGLLSRPFDAEGTPARPTVVVEKGVFKTFLHNSETARALGQENTGHARRGYRGPLGVGPSNLYLAPGGDLKLTDGVVITEFMGLHAGANPVSLDFSLQALGLWVEEGEVRHAVENFAVAGNLLELLQAVEGVGSDLDWVLMDAAYGSPTVAVAELSFAGA; encoded by the coding sequence ATGACGCTGGAAGAGGCCAAGGGCTACGTGCTGCGGCGGGCAAAGGAGATGGGCCTCGAGGCCGAGCTCCTCTTCGTGGAAAACCGGGAGCTTTCCATAAGGGCCCAGGGGGGAAGGCTGGAGGAGCTGAAGGAGGCCCGCCAGGGCGGGGTGGGCCTAAGGGTGGTGGCCGGGGGCCGGGTGGGCTACGCCTACACCGAGGAGCTCTCCCAGGAGGCCCTGGACTGGGCCCTGGAGGAGGCCCGGGAAAACGCCCTCCTCTCCGCCAAGGAAGGGCGCATCCCCCCGGGGAGGCCCCTGGGGAGCCACGACCTCCTGGGCGAGGGGCTTTCCGCCCCCCTGGAGGCCAAAAGGCAGGCGGCCCTGAGCCTGGAAAAGGCCCTCCGGGAAGACCCCAGGGTCAAGGCGGTCCTCATGGGCGGGTACATGGAGCGGGAGGTGCGCCTCGCCCTGGAGAGCACCCAGGGGGCCCAGGGGGCTTACCGCACCGGACTCGCCGGGCTCATGGGGAGCTTCGTCATGGGAGAGGGGGCAAGCCTCAAGCAGGGCTGGGACGCCCAGTTTGGCAAGGAGTTCCACGCCCTGGACCCGGGCCGCACCGCCCTGGAGCTCCGGGAGAAGACCGCGAGGCTCCTCGGGGCGAGGCCCCTCCGGACGGGCCGCTACCGGGCCTACCTGGAGCCCAAGGCCATGGCGAGCCTCCTCATGATCCTGGCCCAGGCCTTCTCCGGCAAGATGGCCATGGAGGGCAAAAGCCGCCTCCTGGGGAGGCTTGGGGAGAGGATCGCCAGCGAGCTCGTCACCCTCATAGACGACCCCACCCTGGAAAAGGGCCTCCTCTCCCGCCCCTTTGACGCCGAGGGCACCCCGGCCAGGCCCACGGTGGTGGTGGAAAAGGGGGTCTTCAAGACCTTCCTCCACAACTCCGAGACCGCCAGGGCCCTGGGCCAGGAGAACACCGGCCACGCCCGAAGGGGCTACCGGGGACCCTTGGGCGTGGGCCCCAGCAACCTCTACCTGGCCCCTGGGGGGGACCTGAAGCTGACGGACGGGGTCGTCATCACCGAGTTCATGGGCCTCCACGCCGGGGCCAACCCCGTGAGCCTGGACTTCTCCCTCCAGGCCCTGGGGCTTTGGGTGGAGGAGGGGGAGGTCCGGCACGCCGTGGAGAACTTCGCCGTGGCCGGCAACCTCCTGGAGCTTTTGCAGGCGGTGGAGGGCGTGGGGAGCGACCTGGACTGGGTCCTGATGGACGCCGCCTACGGGAGCCCCACGGTGGCCGTGGCCGAGCTTTCCTTCGCGGGGGCATGA
- a CDS encoding TldD/PmbA family protein — protein sequence MLQAELLEAVLKRALAGGADFAEVYAERSRKRQMVVRSGRLEDALSGLDYGAGIRLFFGTEVVYAYTNDLTKEGLLEALETLLKAKGTLGKVDERGMGGLDFRKRAPKGLHTPKVPYGEKDKRYRLERLLEAESGARIAPEIRQVEASLLEWEQEVLIANTEGVLAEERRVRTRLFVLAVAQDGAEVQTGYAGPGKSVGLELFDLYPPKAVGEKAARQALTNLRAKPAPAGTFPVVVGPGFGGVLFHEAVGHLLETTSVAKKASVLSDKLGERIASPAVTYIDDGTLPHAWGSTEVDDEGRPTERTVLIEGGVLKAYMVDRLGHLQTGYPMTGSGRRQDYTFAPTSRMRNTFIAPGDKKPEELFEGIEFGLYAKEMGGGQVKPGSGEYNFAVQEGYIIRKGRIEEPVRGAMLVGKGPETLMRVVAVADDWENAPGMCGSLSGAVPVEVGQPHVLVSEIVVGGRA from the coding sequence ATGCTGCAGGCCGAGCTATTGGAAGCGGTGCTGAAGCGGGCCCTTGCGGGCGGGGCCGACTTCGCCGAGGTCTACGCCGAGCGCTCCCGGAAAAGGCAGATGGTGGTGCGCTCCGGCCGGCTGGAGGATGCCCTAAGCGGCCTGGACTACGGGGCCGGCATCCGGCTCTTCTTCGGCACCGAGGTGGTCTACGCCTACACCAATGACCTCACCAAGGAGGGGCTCCTCGAGGCCCTGGAAACCCTGCTAAAGGCCAAGGGCACCCTGGGCAAGGTGGACGAGCGGGGCATGGGGGGCCTGGACTTCCGCAAACGGGCCCCCAAAGGCCTCCACACCCCCAAGGTGCCCTACGGGGAAAAGGACAAGCGCTACCGCCTGGAGAGGCTTCTGGAGGCGGAAAGCGGCGCCAGGATCGCCCCCGAGATCCGCCAGGTGGAAGCGAGCCTCCTGGAGTGGGAACAGGAGGTCCTGATCGCCAACACCGAAGGGGTCCTGGCCGAGGAGAGGCGGGTCAGGACCAGGCTCTTCGTCCTGGCGGTGGCCCAGGACGGCGCCGAGGTGCAGACGGGCTACGCCGGGCCCGGCAAGAGCGTGGGCCTGGAGCTCTTTGACCTCTACCCCCCCAAGGCCGTGGGGGAGAAAGCCGCCCGCCAGGCCCTGACCAACCTCCGCGCCAAGCCCGCCCCCGCCGGCACCTTCCCCGTGGTGGTGGGGCCCGGCTTCGGCGGGGTTCTCTTCCACGAGGCCGTGGGCCACCTCTTGGAGACCACCAGCGTGGCCAAGAAGGCCAGCGTCCTCTCCGACAAGCTGGGCGAGAGGATCGCCAGCCCCGCCGTCACCTACATAGACGACGGCACCCTCCCCCACGCCTGGGGCTCCACGGAGGTGGACGACGAGGGGCGCCCCACGGAGCGCACGGTCCTCATAGAAGGAGGTGTCCTGAAGGCCTACATGGTGGACCGCCTGGGCCACCTCCAGACCGGCTACCCCATGACGGGCTCGGGCCGGCGGCAGGACTACACCTTCGCCCCCACCTCCAGGATGCGCAACACCTTCATCGCCCCCGGGGACAAGAAGCCCGAGGAGCTCTTTGAGGGGATAGAGTTCGGCCTCTACGCCAAGGAGATGGGGGGCGGGCAGGTGAAGCCGGGCTCGGGGGAGTACAACTTCGCCGTCCAGGAGGGCTACATCATCCGCAAGGGGCGCATAGAGGAGCCCGTGCGGGGGGCCATGCTGGTGGGCAAGGGCCCCGAGACCCTCATGAGGGTGGTGGCCGTGGCCGACGACTGGGAAAACGCCCCGGGCATGTGCGGGAGCCTCTCCGGGGCGGTGCCCGTGGAGGTGGGCCAGCCCCATGTGCTGGTCTCCGAGATCGTGGTGGGAGGTCGGGCATGA
- the holA gene encoding DNA polymerase III subunit delta, with product MVIAFTGDPFLAREALLEEARLLGLTRFTDPTPEALAEALAPGLFGGGGAMLDLREVSEGEWKALKPILEGVPEGVPVLLLDPRPSPSRAAFYRSRERRDLPTPQGKDLVRHLENRARRLGLRLPSGVAQYLAALEADLEALERELEKLALLPPPLTLEKVAMVVALKPPITGFDLVRAVLEKNPKEALARLKRLKEEGEEPLKLLGAFAWQFGLLSKAYFLLQENPRPKEADLARLGAHPYAAKKALEEARRLSEEALRQALTTLIEAERRAKGGKDPWLALEMAVLSLAVDRRVSPG from the coding sequence ATGGTGATCGCCTTCACCGGAGACCCCTTCCTGGCCCGGGAGGCCCTTCTGGAAGAGGCCAGGCTCCTAGGCCTTACCCGCTTCACCGACCCCACCCCCGAGGCCCTGGCCGAGGCCCTGGCCCCGGGGCTTTTCGGGGGCGGGGGGGCCATGCTGGACCTGAGGGAGGTTTCCGAGGGGGAGTGGAAGGCCCTGAAGCCTATCCTGGAGGGCGTTCCCGAAGGCGTCCCCGTCCTCCTCCTAGACCCCAGGCCAAGCCCCTCCCGGGCCGCCTTCTACCGTAGCCGGGAGCGGCGGGACTTACCCACCCCCCAGGGGAAGGACCTCGTGAGGCACCTTGAGAACCGGGCCAGGCGCCTGGGCCTCAGGCTCCCCTCCGGCGTGGCCCAGTACCTGGCGGCCCTCGAGGCCGACCTGGAGGCCCTAGAGCGGGAACTGGAGAAGCTCGCCCTCCTCCCGCCCCCCCTCACCCTGGAGAAGGTGGCGATGGTGGTGGCCCTGAAGCCCCCCATCACGGGGTTTGACCTGGTGCGGGCGGTCCTAGAGAAGAACCCCAAGGAAGCCCTGGCCCGCCTGAAGCGCCTCAAGGAGGAGGGCGAGGAGCCCCTAAAGCTCCTCGGGGCCTTCGCCTGGCAGTTCGGCCTCCTCTCCAAGGCCTATTTTCTCCTCCAGGAGAATCCAAGGCCCAAGGAGGCGGACCTGGCCCGGCTGGGCGCCCACCCCTACGCCGCCAAGAAGGCCCTGGAGGAGGCGAGGAGGTTAAGCGAGGAGGCCCTCCGCCAAGCCCTCACCACCCTCATAGAGGCCGAGCGCCGGGCCAAGGGGGGCAAGGACCCCTGGCTGGCCCTGGAGATGGCGGTCCTAAGCCTGGCGGTTGACCGGCGGGTCAGCCCCGGGTAG
- a CDS encoding acyl-CoA dehydrogenase family protein, which translates to MLDFYALEDLLTPEEKEIQKAARRFLEKEALPHIRDWWEEGVFPTHLIPRFGEMGFLGPTLPPEYGGAGVSSAAYGLMAYELERVDSGLRSFASVQSSLVMYPIYAFGSEAQKREFLPRLARGEMVGCFGLTEPDGGSDPHGNMKTKARLEGDTWVLTGTKMWITNGNLAHIAIIWAKDEAGRVLGFIVPTDSKGFQAREVKHKMSLRASVTSELILDEVRVPESLRLPKAEGLKAPLSCLTQARFGIAWGAMGALEAVYAEAVAFAGSRYTFGEPIAKKQLVQAKLAEMLAWHTEGLLLAWRLARLKDEGKLKPAQVSLAKRQNVKKALEAARLARDILGGSGITLEYHAIRHMLNLETVYTYEGTHDIHTLVLGREITGLNAL; encoded by the coding sequence ATGCTGGACTTCTACGCCTTGGAGGACCTCCTCACCCCCGAGGAGAAGGAAATCCAAAAGGCCGCCCGCCGCTTCCTGGAAAAGGAAGCCCTGCCCCACATCCGGGACTGGTGGGAGGAAGGGGTCTTCCCCACCCACCTGATCCCCAGATTTGGGGAGATGGGCTTCCTGGGCCCCACCCTGCCCCCGGAGTACGGGGGGGCGGGGGTCTCTAGCGCCGCCTACGGCCTCATGGCCTACGAGCTGGAGCGGGTGGACTCGGGGCTCAGGAGCTTCGCCAGCGTCCAGAGCTCCTTGGTCATGTACCCCATCTACGCCTTCGGGAGCGAGGCGCAAAAGCGGGAGTTCCTCCCCAGGCTCGCCCGGGGGGAGATGGTGGGGTGCTTCGGCCTCACCGAGCCCGACGGCGGCTCGGACCCCCACGGCAACATGAAGACCAAGGCCCGCCTCGAGGGGGACACCTGGGTCCTCACGGGCACCAAGATGTGGATCACCAACGGCAACCTGGCCCACATCGCCATCATCTGGGCCAAGGACGAGGCGGGTAGGGTCCTGGGCTTCATCGTCCCCACCGACAGCAAGGGCTTCCAGGCCCGGGAGGTGAAGCACAAGATGAGCCTCCGGGCCTCGGTGACCAGCGAGCTCATCCTGGACGAGGTGCGGGTGCCGGAGTCCCTGCGCCTGCCCAAGGCGGAGGGCCTCAAGGCCCCCCTCTCCTGCCTCACCCAGGCCCGCTTCGGCATCGCCTGGGGGGCTATGGGGGCTCTGGAGGCCGTCTACGCCGAGGCGGTGGCCTTCGCGGGGAGCCGCTATACCTTCGGCGAGCCCATCGCCAAGAAGCAGCTGGTCCAGGCCAAGCTGGCGGAGATGCTGGCCTGGCACACGGAGGGCCTCCTCCTCGCCTGGCGCCTCGCCCGGCTCAAGGACGAGGGGAAGCTAAAGCCCGCCCAAGTCTCCCTGGCCAAAAGGCAGAACGTGAAGAAGGCCCTGGAGGCCGCCCGCCTGGCCCGGGACATCCTGGGGGGAAGCGGCATCACCCTGGAGTACCACGCCATCCGCCACATGCTGAACCTGGAGACCGTCTACACCTACGAGGGCACCCACGACATCCACACCCTGGTCCTGGGCCGGGAGATCACGGGGCTGAACGCCCTCTAA
- a CDS encoding GNAT family N-acetyltransferase, with product MVRVRPAGEGDLGAIARIAHQTLLLGREGSFAFPSQALWGELFVAPYLRRGCCALVAEAEGEVVGYILGACGTLSLALDLALRLPLILIRLFMGRYGPILPHLRYLLRLLLFPGPKAPKGRYPAHLHIAVDPKAQGQGVGKALLAAFLDCLQARGVRGVQLSTTRANQAARRLYRSLGFRLYAKRASPFWAPYLGRPVIHEVWVKELG from the coding sequence ATGGTGCGGGTGCGCCCGGCGGGGGAGGGGGACCTTGGGGCCATCGCCCGCATTGCCCACCAGACCCTTCTCCTGGGCCGGGAAGGAAGCTTCGCCTTCCCCAGCCAGGCCCTCTGGGGGGAGCTCTTCGTGGCCCCCTACCTGCGCCGGGGATGCTGCGCCCTGGTGGCCGAGGCGGAGGGGGAGGTGGTGGGCTACATCCTGGGGGCCTGCGGGACGCTTTCCCTGGCCTTGGACCTGGCCCTAAGGCTTCCCCTCATCCTTATCCGCCTCTTTATGGGCCGCTACGGGCCCATCCTCCCCCACCTCCGCTATCTCCTCCGCCTCCTCCTCTTCCCCGGGCCCAAGGCCCCAAAGGGGCGCTACCCCGCCCACCTCCACATCGCCGTGGACCCCAAAGCCCAGGGCCAGGGCGTGGGCAAGGCCCTCCTCGCCGCCTTCCTGGACTGCCTGCAGGCCCGGGGGGTTAGAGGGGTCCAGCTCTCCACCACCCGGGCCAACCAGGCGGCCAGGCGGCTTTACCGAAGCCTGGGCTTCCGCCTCTACGCCAAGCGGGCCAGCCCCTTCTGGGCCCCCTACCTGGGCCGCCCCGTGATTCACGAGGTCTGGGTGAAGGAGTTGGGGTAG
- a CDS encoding PIG-L deacetylase family protein gives MRPVRLAPWQWLVLLLLLYLVGAEALRLWLDLLWAERLAFLLAALGLWAFINGRFVFAYYHALLASARVRRLPLFSPKPKEHLLVLAPHPDDEVLAAAGLMRRVFGEGGRVSVVYLTSGDAFDLAAGSPMPSKEAMRRLALRRMVEAWRGLEALGLPRESAIFLGFPDRGLFQLFTTHYYLPYESPYTGLKAAIYPGVYRPGLPYTGKALEATLVELLKELKPTRVLLPSPLDAHRDHQATAYLGMQAAASLGLEGRLWYYIVHGGYQYPLPKGLHKGLPLYPPPRGRGLPWERFPLTPEEVDLKEKAIRAHRSQMRLLSRFLLAFVRQNELFSPLPVPAKEALAPEEEGWALLEGREVL, from the coding sequence ATGCGCCCCGTGCGCCTGGCCCCCTGGCAGTGGCTGGTCTTGCTCCTCCTCCTCTACCTGGTGGGGGCGGAGGCCTTGCGCCTTTGGCTGGACCTCCTCTGGGCCGAGCGCCTGGCCTTCCTCCTGGCCGCTCTGGGGCTTTGGGCCTTCATCAACGGCCGCTTCGTCTTCGCCTACTACCACGCCCTCCTGGCCTCGGCCCGGGTGCGGCGCCTGCCCCTTTTTTCCCCTAAGCCCAAGGAGCACCTCCTGGTCCTGGCCCCCCACCCCGACGACGAGGTCCTGGCGGCGGCCGGCCTCATGCGCCGGGTCTTTGGCGAGGGCGGGCGGGTCAGCGTGGTCTACCTGACCTCGGGGGACGCCTTTGACCTGGCGGCGGGAAGCCCCATGCCCTCCAAGGAGGCCATGCGCCGCCTGGCCTTAAGGCGCATGGTGGAGGCCTGGCGGGGCCTCGAGGCCCTGGGCCTTCCCCGGGAGAGCGCCATCTTTCTGGGCTTTCCCGACCGGGGGCTGTTTCAGCTCTTCACCACCCACTACTACCTGCCCTACGAGAGCCCCTACACGGGCCTGAAGGCGGCCATCTATCCCGGGGTGTACCGCCCGGGCCTCCCCTACACGGGAAAGGCTCTGGAGGCTACCCTGGTGGAGCTTCTAAAGGAGCTAAAGCCCACCCGGGTCCTCCTCCCAAGCCCCCTGGACGCCCACCGGGACCACCAGGCCACGGCCTACCTGGGCATGCAGGCGGCGGCCTCTTTGGGCCTGGAGGGGCGGCTTTGGTACTACATCGTCCACGGGGGGTACCAGTACCCCCTGCCCAAGGGCCTCCACAAGGGGCTTCCCCTTTACCCTCCGCCCCGGGGCCGGGGGCTTCCCTGGGAGCGCTTCCCCCTCACTCCGGAGGAGGTGGACCTAAAGGAAAAGGCCATCCGGGCCCACAGGAGCCAGATGCGCCTCCTCTCCCGCTTCCTCCTCGCCTTCGTGCGTCAGAACGAGCTCTTTAGCCCCCTGCCCGTCCCCGCCAAAGAGGCCCTAGCCCCGGAGGAGGAGGGGTGGGCCCTCCTCGAGGGGCGGGAGGTCCTCTAG
- the scpB gene encoding SMC-Scp complex subunit ScpB, whose product MASLKAELLAVLFAAGRPVALKELSPLGHPEEALLRALSALEKELSGGEMGIALERVAGGWRLVVHEGALEAVERVLKPTPPRLSKAALEVLALIAYHQPIARAELEAMRGKSVEGVLEGLVERGLVRVVGEKEAPGRPKLYGTTERFLEVFGLESLEDLPPLEEGPPLLLRG is encoded by the coding sequence ATGGCTAGCCTGAAGGCCGAGCTCCTGGCCGTCCTCTTCGCCGCCGGGAGACCCGTGGCCCTGAAGGAGCTCTCGCCCCTGGGCCACCCGGAGGAGGCCCTGCTTCGGGCCCTTTCGGCCCTGGAGAAGGAGCTTTCCGGAGGGGAGATGGGCATCGCCCTAGAGCGGGTGGCGGGCGGGTGGCGGCTCGTGGTGCACGAGGGGGCCCTGGAGGCGGTGGAAAGGGTTCTGAAGCCCACGCCTCCCCGCCTCTCCAAGGCTGCCCTCGAGGTCCTGGCCCTCATCGCCTACCACCAGCCCATCGCCCGCGCCGAGCTGGAGGCCATGCGGGGCAAGAGCGTGGAGGGGGTCCTGGAGGGCCTCGTGGAGCGGGGCCTGGTGCGGGTGGTGGGGGAAAAGGAGGCCCCGGGCAGGCCCAAGCTCTACGGCACCACGGAGCGCTTCCTGGAGGTCTTCGGCCTGGAGAGCCTAGAGGACCTCCCGCCCCTCGAGGAGGGCCCACCCCTCCTCCTCCGGGGCTAG
- a CDS encoding L-threonylcarbamoyladenylate synthase yields MTEVYQKELAQAAEVLKKGGLVAFPTDTVWGVLARMEDEAACRRIYALKGREEKKPLQVLVAGLEDALRLSDLGPLEERFLRLAEAFWPGALTIVVPGRGIPPWISRDGSVGLRMPAHEALRELLRRVGGHAAATSLNRSGEPPVRTEAEARAFPVDFVFPGEATGLASSVVDLRTGEILREGAIPKEALLPYLHG; encoded by the coding sequence ATGACGGAAGTATACCAGAAGGAGCTGGCCCAGGCGGCGGAGGTTCTGAAAAAGGGCGGCCTGGTGGCCTTTCCCACCGACACCGTCTGGGGCGTCCTGGCCCGGATGGAGGACGAGGCCGCCTGCCGCAGGATCTACGCCCTGAAGGGCAGGGAGGAGAAGAAGCCCCTCCAGGTCCTGGTGGCAGGCCTGGAGGACGCCCTAAGGCTTTCGGACCTGGGCCCCTTGGAGGAGCGGTTCCTGCGCCTGGCCGAGGCCTTCTGGCCGGGGGCCCTCACCATCGTGGTCCCGGGCAGGGGCATCCCCCCCTGGATCAGCCGGGACGGCTCCGTGGGCCTGAGGATGCCGGCCCACGAGGCCCTGCGGGAGCTTCTCAGGCGGGTGGGCGGGCACGCCGCCGCCACCAGCCTCAATAGGAGCGGCGAGCCCCCGGTGAGGACCGAGGCCGAAGCCCGGGCCTTCCCCGTGGACTTCGTCTTCCCCGGCGAGGCCACGGGGCTAGCCTCCAGCGTGGTGGACCTGCGCACGGGGGAGATCCTCCGGGAAGGGGCCATCCCCAAGGAGGCCCTTCTCCCTTACCTCCATGGCTAG